The following coding sequences are from one Achromobacter sp. B7 window:
- a CDS encoding MFS transporter, which yields MPADIKLKLTPSERRASVALAGLFAARMLGLFLLLPVFAVAAAGLPGGDDPARVGLALGMYGLTQAFMQIPFGLASDRWGRRPVVLFGLLLFVVGSIVCAQATDVYWITIGRAIQGAGAISAAVTAWLADATRDEVRTRAMAMVGGSIGLSFAVSLVLSPVLVGWWGLSGLFWTIACLGVICLGVARFVVPVVPRTQARTMQAARPREVLTHRDLLRLNFGVFVLHLIQVSLFVVVPALLAKVGGLDARELWKVYLPVILVSFVLMVPVVFVAEKRRAHRGALRAAVAGLVLVCALLPAASHGFYTLAVALTGFFVAFNVLEALQPSLVSRVAPQAYKGLALGFYNTAQAAGLFTGGALGGWLAAHSGASAVFVGAAILSAVWLAVTWALRPLA from the coding sequence ATGCCGGCAGACATCAAGCTGAAATTGACCCCCTCCGAACGTCGCGCCAGCGTCGCGTTGGCCGGCCTGTTCGCCGCCCGGATGTTGGGGCTGTTCCTGTTGCTGCCGGTGTTCGCCGTCGCGGCTGCCGGCTTGCCTGGCGGGGACGACCCCGCGCGCGTCGGCCTGGCGCTGGGCATGTATGGCCTGACCCAGGCATTCATGCAGATCCCGTTCGGCCTGGCGTCCGACCGCTGGGGGCGGCGCCCTGTAGTGCTGTTCGGACTGCTGCTGTTCGTAGTGGGCAGCATCGTCTGCGCGCAGGCGACCGACGTGTACTGGATCACCATCGGCCGCGCCATCCAGGGCGCGGGCGCGATCTCGGCCGCCGTCACCGCCTGGCTGGCGGACGCCACGCGCGACGAAGTCCGCACCCGGGCCATGGCCATGGTGGGCGGGTCGATCGGACTGTCTTTCGCGGTGTCGCTGGTCTTGTCGCCCGTGTTGGTGGGCTGGTGGGGCCTGTCGGGCTTGTTCTGGACCATCGCCTGCCTGGGCGTGATCTGCCTGGGCGTGGCGCGCTTTGTGGTGCCGGTCGTGCCGCGCACCCAAGCCCGCACCATGCAGGCCGCCCGGCCGCGTGAAGTGCTGACCCACCGTGACTTGCTGCGCCTGAACTTTGGTGTGTTCGTGCTGCATCTGATCCAGGTGTCGCTGTTCGTGGTGGTGCCGGCCTTGCTGGCCAAAGTCGGCGGGCTGGACGCGCGCGAGCTGTGGAAGGTCTATCTGCCCGTCATCCTGGTGTCGTTCGTACTGATGGTGCCCGTGGTGTTCGTCGCGGAAAAGCGTCGTGCCCACCGGGGCGCCTTGCGCGCCGCCGTGGCGGGCCTGGTGCTGGTGTGCGCGCTGCTGCCGGCGGCCAGCCATGGTTTTTACACGCTGGCTGTGGCGTTGACCGGTTTCTTTGTCGCCTTCAACGTGCTGGAGGCCTTGCAGCCTTCGCTGGTGTCGCGCGTGGCGCCGCAGGCGTACAAGGGGCTCGCGCTGGGCTTCTACAACACGGCGCAAGCGGCCGGGCTGTTCACGGGCGGTGCGCTGGGTGGCTGGCTGGCGGCCCATTCAGGCGCCAGCGCGGTGTTCGTCGGCGCGGCGATTCTGTCGGCGGTGTGGCTCGCGGTGACCTGGGCGCTGCGGCCGCTGGCGTAA
- a CDS encoding LysR family transcriptional regulator, which yields MKTDIASELEFFIHLARLGSLSAAARELDLTPPAATKRLALMERRLGVRLVNRSTRNLSLTPEGETYLAHASKILEDLRAMEDAVSSSGGTPRGPLKVNATLGFGRTTIAPLVSDFAKRYPDVQVQLDVTDRPVDLVEGGFDLAIRFGELPDRRLSARRVMSNGRFLCASPRYLDKHGTPTTLADLASHRCILHTQNDEAHGVWRFTREGESVAIKVDGALSSNDGDIVLGWALDGHGILIRSEWDLAKYLKSGRLRMVLPHFALPSADLFVYYPQRRNQTARARAFIDYLVEVFQAPNK from the coding sequence GTGAAAACCGACATCGCATCCGAATTGGAGTTTTTCATCCATCTGGCCCGTCTGGGCAGCCTTTCGGCGGCCGCACGCGAACTCGACCTGACGCCCCCCGCCGCCACCAAGCGCCTGGCGCTGATGGAACGGCGGTTGGGCGTGCGGCTGGTCAACCGCAGCACCCGCAACCTCAGCCTGACTCCCGAGGGCGAAACCTACCTGGCGCACGCGTCAAAGATCCTTGAAGACCTGCGCGCCATGGAAGACGCGGTTTCCAGCAGCGGCGGCACACCACGCGGCCCGCTGAAAGTGAACGCCACCTTGGGATTCGGCCGCACCACCATCGCCCCGCTGGTCTCGGACTTTGCCAAGCGCTATCCCGACGTGCAGGTACAGCTGGACGTGACGGACCGGCCGGTGGACCTGGTGGAAGGCGGATTCGACCTGGCGATCCGTTTCGGCGAACTGCCCGACAGACGCCTCAGCGCCCGGCGCGTCATGTCCAACGGCCGCTTCCTGTGCGCGTCCCCGCGCTATCTGGACAAGCACGGCACCCCCACCACGCTGGCCGATCTGGCCTCGCACCGCTGCATCCTGCATACGCAAAACGACGAAGCACACGGCGTCTGGCGATTCACCCGCGAAGGCGAAAGCGTGGCAATCAAGGTGGATGGGGCGCTGTCCAGCAATGACGGGGATATCGTGCTGGGCTGGGCACTGGACGGCCATGGCATCTTGATCCGCTCGGAATGGGATCTGGCCAAGTATTTAAAAAGCGGACGGCTGCGAATGGTATTACCCCACTTCGCGCTGCCGTCCGCGGACCTCTTTGTGTACTACCCGCAACGCAGAAATCAAACTGCGCGGGCGCGGGCGTTTATTGATTATCTGGTTGAGGTGTTTCAAGCGCCGAACAAATAA
- a CDS encoding glutathione S-transferase family protein: MYTLIIGNKNYSSWSLRPWLALRATGIEFNEQKLGFFTEAFTRQVAAVSPAGLVPVLLDGDFAVWDSLAICEYVAEQHPDAALWPKDAKARARARSIVAQMHSGFTALRNTMPMNIEAHLPDIDVPQAAQQDIERVQAIWRDTRAKFGQGGPFLFGEFSIADAFYAPVVSRFTTYNVAATGAVRDYMDAVIALPAMQEWMRDAHAEATFVPEDEPYRTHR; the protein is encoded by the coding sequence ATGTACACCCTGATCATCGGCAACAAGAATTACTCATCGTGGTCCTTGCGGCCCTGGCTGGCGCTGCGTGCGACGGGCATCGAATTTAACGAGCAAAAGCTCGGGTTCTTCACGGAAGCGTTCACGCGACAAGTGGCGGCGGTGTCGCCCGCCGGGCTGGTGCCGGTGCTGCTGGACGGCGACTTCGCCGTGTGGGATTCGCTGGCCATCTGCGAATACGTGGCTGAACAGCACCCCGACGCGGCCCTGTGGCCCAAGGACGCAAAGGCGCGCGCGCGGGCGCGGTCGATTGTGGCGCAAATGCACAGCGGCTTTACGGCGCTGCGCAACACGATGCCCATGAATATCGAAGCGCATCTGCCGGACATCGACGTGCCCCAGGCCGCGCAGCAAGACATCGAACGCGTGCAAGCCATCTGGCGCGACACGCGCGCCAAGTTCGGCCAGGGCGGCCCGTTCCTGTTCGGTGAATTTTCGATTGCCGACGCGTTCTATGCACCGGTGGTGTCGCGCTTTACCACCTACAACGTGGCCGCGACGGGCGCCGTGCGCGACTACATGGACGCGGTGATTGCGCTGCCCGCCATGCAAGAATGGATGCGCGACGCGCATGCGGAAGCGACGTTCGTGCCGGAAGACGAGCCGTACCGCACGCATCGCTGA
- the uvrA gene encoding excinuclease ABC subunit UvrA, translated as MTIRIRGARTHNLKNVSLDLPRHKLVVVTGLSGSGKSSLAFDTLYAEGQRRYVESLSAYARQFLQLMDKPDVDLIEGLSPAISIEQKAAGHNPRSTVGTITEIHDYLRLLYARVGTPYCPDHGLPLQAQSVSQMVDAVLGWTPETRLAVLAPIARGKKGSFEDECASLQAQGYVRLRVDGQLMEIDGMAPLKKTEKHDIDVVIDRLRIKPESKQRLAESFETALQLADGRALALDMDSEHEQVFSSRYACPVCSHSLPELEPRLFSFNNPMGACPSCDGIGQVGFFDPKRVVAFPELSLAAGAIRGWDRRNAFTHSLLSSLAAHYEFDIEAPFEDLPEALRDKVLYGSGEEEISFLYLNEKGRSTVKRHTFEGVIPNLERRWRETDSATVREELGKYRNIKTCPDCAGSRLRPEARNVLIGHDPRGGERHGQAIYEVEAMPLSSCLAWFRDLSLTGAKQEIAQRIVREIEARLSFLNNVGLNYLSLDRSADTISGGEAQRIRLASQIGSGLTGVMYVLDEPSIGLHQRDNDRLIGTLQHLRDLGNSVIVVEHDEDMIRMADWVVDMGPGAGEHGGEVVSQGDPETVQRDPNSLTGQYLSGAREIAIPPRRPVNDELPWLTLTGASGNNLKDVELRVPAGRLVCVTGVSGSGKSTLINDTLAVAVSRQLHHAQSEPAPYVSMQGLENFDKIISVDQSPIGRTPRSNPATYTGLFTPIRELFAGVPEARTRGYDPGRFSFNVKGGRCEACQGDGVVKVEMHFLPDMYVPCDVCHGKRYNRETLEIRYRGRNISEVLDLTVEQALEYFESVPAISRKLHTLIDVGLSYIRLGQSATTLSGGEAQRVKLSLELSRRSTGRTLYILDEPTTGLHFRDIELLLQVLNQLVDSGNTVLIIEHNLDVIKTADWLIDMGPEGGDGGGYVVAQGTPEVVANTKASHTGQYLGKLLRRNAGR; from the coding sequence GTGACAATACGCATACGGGGTGCACGCACCCACAACCTCAAGAACGTTTCGCTGGACCTGCCGCGCCACAAACTGGTGGTCGTCACCGGCTTGTCCGGCTCCGGCAAGTCTTCGCTGGCGTTCGATACGCTGTACGCGGAGGGCCAACGACGTTATGTGGAAAGCCTGTCCGCGTATGCCCGCCAATTTCTCCAGCTGATGGACAAGCCGGACGTCGACCTGATCGAAGGGTTGTCGCCGGCCATCTCTATTGAGCAAAAGGCCGCGGGCCACAACCCGCGTTCCACCGTCGGCACCATTACCGAAATCCACGACTACCTGCGCCTGCTGTATGCGCGGGTCGGCACGCCCTACTGCCCCGATCACGGCCTGCCGCTACAGGCGCAATCCGTCAGCCAGATGGTCGACGCGGTGCTGGGCTGGACGCCCGAAACGCGCCTGGCCGTGCTGGCGCCCATTGCGCGCGGCAAAAAAGGCAGCTTCGAGGACGAATGCGCCAGCTTGCAGGCGCAAGGCTATGTGCGGCTGCGCGTGGACGGCCAACTGATGGAAATCGACGGCATGGCGCCGTTGAAGAAAACCGAAAAGCACGACATCGACGTCGTCATCGACCGGCTGCGCATCAAGCCGGAAAGCAAGCAGCGCCTGGCGGAAAGCTTCGAAACCGCGCTGCAACTGGCGGATGGGCGCGCGCTGGCGCTGGACATGGACAGCGAACACGAGCAGGTGTTCTCCAGCCGCTACGCCTGCCCGGTGTGCAGCCACAGCCTGCCCGAACTGGAACCGCGCCTGTTCAGCTTCAACAACCCGATGGGCGCCTGCCCCAGCTGTGACGGCATCGGCCAGGTGGGCTTTTTCGACCCCAAGCGGGTCGTGGCCTTTCCTGAACTGAGCCTGGCCGCCGGCGCCATCCGGGGCTGGGACCGCCGCAACGCCTTCACGCATTCGCTGCTGAGCAGCCTGGCGGCGCATTACGAATTCGATATTGAAGCCCCGTTTGAAGACCTGCCCGAAGCCCTGCGCGACAAGGTGTTGTACGGGTCGGGCGAAGAAGAAATTTCGTTCCTCTACTTGAACGAGAAAGGCCGCAGCACCGTCAAGCGCCACACATTCGAAGGCGTCATCCCGAACCTGGAACGCCGCTGGCGCGAAACGGATTCCGCGACCGTACGGGAAGAACTGGGCAAGTACCGCAACATCAAGACCTGCCCGGACTGCGCCGGCTCGCGCTTGCGCCCCGAAGCCCGCAACGTGCTGATCGGCCACGATCCCCGCGGCGGCGAGCGCCACGGCCAAGCCATTTATGAAGTCGAGGCCATGCCGCTGTCCAGCTGCCTGGCCTGGTTCCGTGACCTGAGCCTGACGGGTGCCAAGCAGGAAATCGCGCAGCGCATCGTGCGTGAAATCGAGGCGCGGCTCAGTTTCCTGAACAACGTGGGCTTGAACTATCTGTCGCTGGACCGCAGCGCCGACACCATCTCGGGCGGCGAGGCCCAGCGCATACGCCTGGCCAGCCAGATCGGTTCTGGTTTGACCGGCGTCATGTACGTGCTGGACGAGCCATCCATCGGCCTGCACCAACGCGATAACGACCGCCTGATCGGCACCCTGCAACACCTGCGAGACCTGGGCAACAGCGTCATCGTCGTCGAGCACGACGAAGACATGATCCGCATGGCGGACTGGGTGGTCGACATGGGTCCGGGCGCGGGCGAGCACGGCGGCGAAGTCGTGTCGCAGGGTGATCCTGAAACGGTGCAGCGCGATCCGAACTCGCTGACCGGCCAGTACCTGAGCGGCGCACGCGAGATCGCAATTCCACCGCGCCGTCCGGTCAACGACGAACTGCCGTGGCTGACCTTGACCGGCGCCAGCGGCAACAACCTCAAAGACGTAGAACTGCGCGTGCCGGCCGGCCGCCTTGTCTGCGTCACGGGCGTGTCCGGTTCCGGCAAGTCCACACTGATCAACGACACGTTGGCGGTTGCCGTATCGCGCCAGCTGCATCACGCGCAAAGCGAACCCGCCCCCTACGTGTCGATGCAGGGTCTGGAAAATTTCGACAAGATCATCAGCGTCGACCAAAGCCCCATCGGCCGCACGCCGCGCAGCAACCCGGCAACCTACACCGGACTGTTCACCCCGATCCGAGAGCTCTTTGCCGGCGTGCCGGAAGCGCGTACGCGTGGCTATGACCCGGGCCGGTTCAGTTTCAACGTCAAGGGTGGCCGCTGCGAAGCGTGCCAGGGCGACGGCGTGGTCAAGGTTGAAATGCACTTTCTGCCTGACATGTACGTGCCTTGCGACGTGTGCCACGGCAAGCGCTACAACCGCGAAACGCTGGAAATCCGCTACCGGGGCCGCAACATCAGCGAAGTGCTGGACCTGACGGTTGAGCAGGCGCTGGAATATTTCGAATCCGTGCCCGCGATCTCACGCAAGCTGCATACGCTGATCGATGTCGGCCTGTCTTACATTCGCCTGGGTCAAAGCGCCACCACCTTGTCGGGCGGCGAAGCGCAACGCGTGAAGTTGTCATTGGAGCTGTCGCGCCGCAGCACCGGGCGCACGCTGTACATCCTGGACGAACCCACCACCGGCCTGCATTTCCGCGATATCGAACTGCTGTTGCAAGTGCTGAACCAGCTGGTCGACAGCGGCAATACCGTGCTGATCATCGAGCACAACCTGGACGTCATCAAAACGGCGGACTGGCTGATCGACATGGGCCCGGAAGGCGGCGACGGCGGCGGCTATGTCGTGGCACAAGGCACGCCCGAGGTTGTTGCCAATACAAAGGCCAGCCACACCGGGCAATACCTGGGCAAGCTGCTGCGCCGCAACGCAGGCCGGTAA
- a CDS encoding mandelate racemase/muconate lactonizing enzyme family protein has product MRIVEIREQTLPISSPIRNAYIDFSKMTLSLVAVITDVIRDGKPVVGYGFNSNGRYGQGKLMRERFIPRVMEADPESLVDATGKNLDPHKIWNAMFTNEKPGGHGERSVAIGTIDMAVWDAVAKIEGKPLFQLLADRYGNGQADRRVFVYAAGGYYYPGQDHGKLKDEMRSYIDRGYTVVKKKIGGASLDEDLRRIDSILSVLQDGQKLAVDANGRFDLDTAIQYAKALSQYDLFWYEEAGDPLDYELQATLRNYYNNPMATGENLFSMQDARNLIRYGGMRPDRDWLQFDCALSYGLVEYLRTLDMLRQHGWSASRCIPHGGHQMSLNIAAGLGLGGNESYPDLFQPFGGFPDGVKVDGGYVTMPELPGIGFEGKSDLIAVMRQLSA; this is encoded by the coding sequence ATGAGAATCGTCGAGATCCGCGAACAGACGCTGCCCATCAGCTCGCCCATCCGCAACGCCTATATCGATTTCAGCAAGATGACGCTGAGCCTGGTCGCCGTGATCACCGACGTGATCCGTGACGGCAAGCCGGTGGTGGGCTACGGCTTCAATTCGAATGGCCGATACGGCCAGGGCAAGCTGATGCGCGAGCGCTTTATTCCGCGCGTGATGGAAGCCGACCCAGAATCGCTCGTGGACGCGACGGGCAAGAATCTGGACCCGCACAAGATCTGGAACGCGATGTTCACGAACGAAAAGCCGGGCGGCCATGGCGAGCGCTCGGTGGCCATTGGCACCATCGACATGGCGGTGTGGGATGCGGTCGCCAAGATCGAAGGCAAGCCGCTGTTCCAGTTGCTGGCGGATCGCTACGGCAATGGGCAAGCCGACCGCCGCGTGTTTGTCTACGCGGCCGGCGGGTATTACTACCCGGGCCAGGACCACGGCAAGCTCAAGGATGAAATGCGCAGCTACATCGATCGTGGCTACACGGTGGTGAAGAAGAAGATTGGCGGCGCGTCGCTGGACGAGGACCTGCGCCGCATCGATTCCATCTTGAGCGTGCTGCAAGACGGGCAGAAGCTGGCGGTGGACGCCAACGGCCGCTTCGATCTGGACACAGCGATCCAGTATGCCAAGGCGCTGTCGCAGTACGACCTGTTCTGGTACGAAGAGGCGGGCGACCCGCTGGATTACGAGTTGCAGGCCACCTTGCGCAACTACTACAACAACCCGATGGCGACGGGCGAAAACCTGTTTTCCATGCAGGACGCGCGCAACCTGATCCGATACGGCGGCATGCGCCCGGACCGTGATTGGCTGCAATTCGATTGCGCGCTGAGCTACGGGCTGGTGGAGTATCTGCGCACGCTGGACATGCTGCGCCAGCACGGCTGGTCGGCCAGCCGCTGCATTCCGCACGGCGGCCACCAGATGTCGTTGAACATTGCTGCCGGCTTGGGCCTGGGCGGCAATGAAAGCTACCCGGACCTGTTCCAGCCGTTTGGCGGCTTTCCCGATGGCGTGAAAGTCGACGGCGGCTACGTCACGATGCCGGAACTTCCCGGCATCGGGTTCGAAGGCAAGTCGGACCTGATCGCCGTCATGCGGCAATTGTCGGCGTAG
- the ssb gene encoding single-stranded DNA-binding protein: MASVNKVILVGNLGRDPEVRYSPEGAAICNMSIATTSTWKDKASGERREETEWHRVVMYNRLAEIAGEYLKKGRSVYIEGRLKTRKWQDKDTGADRYSTEVVADQMQMLGGREDGGGGGASYGGGGGYDDAPSRPQQQRAPAQRPAPQQRPAPAAAPASSGANLADMDDDIPF; the protein is encoded by the coding sequence ATGGCATCGGTTAACAAAGTCATTCTCGTGGGCAATCTGGGTCGCGACCCGGAAGTCCGCTATAGCCCGGAAGGGGCTGCAATCTGCAACATGTCCATCGCCACGACCTCCACCTGGAAGGACAAGGCTTCCGGCGAACGCCGCGAAGAAACCGAATGGCACCGCGTCGTCATGTACAACCGCCTGGCTGAAATCGCCGGCGAATACCTGAAGAAAGGCCGCTCGGTCTACATCGAAGGCCGTCTGAAGACGCGCAAGTGGCAAGACAAGGACACCGGCGCTGACCGTTACAGCACCGAAGTGGTGGCTGACCAGATGCAAATGCTGGGCGGCCGCGAAGACGGCGGTGGCGGCGGCGCCAGCTACGGTGGTGGCGGTGGCTACGACGACGCCCCGTCGCGTCCGCAACAGCAACGCGCCCCGGCGCAACGCCCGGCGCCGCAACAGCGCCCGGCCCCCGCAGCGGCCCCGGCCAGCAGCGGTGCGAATTTGGCGGATATGGACGACGATATTCCGTTCTGA